A genome region from Cucumis sativus cultivar 9930 chromosome 4, Cucumber_9930_V3, whole genome shotgun sequence includes the following:
- the LOC101210715 gene encoding zeatin O-glucosyltransferase, protein MTQDGQVVVVMVPLAAQGHLNQLLHLSRLISARNIPVHYIGATNHNRQAKLRIHGWDPSALANLHFHDFSIPPIPCPPPDPAAETKFPAHLIPSFQTAAIHLRGPLENLLHSLSPHARRIVVIHDSLMASTVEDIDSIPNAESYNFHSVSAFAMAIYELEQEDQQTKGMETSIIKDLDIPSLDGCFTQEFWEFVELQFGVPRKFSGNLYNTCKTIEEPYLEILQRINHETKHWAIGPFNPLELSSSSHNIHPCLEWLDQQEANSVVYVSFGTTTALEDEQIAEIARGLERSEQKFIWVLRDADKGDIFNGEVRKSELPEGFEKRVKTEGKGLVVRDWAPQLAILSHGSTGGFVSHCGWNSCMEAITMGVPMVAWPMHSDQPRNSVLMTEVLRVGLLIREWSQRDKLVMATTIENAVRKLMASEEGHGMRKTVEELAVVMRQSVEENGVSREEFDSFISHITRDV, encoded by the exons ATGACCCAAGACGGCCAAGTGGTGGTCGTCATGGTGCCACTGGCGGCACAGGGTCATCTCAATCAGCTCCTCCACCTCTCCCGCCTCATCTCGGCTCGCAACATCCCCGTCCACTACATCGGTGCCACCAACCACAACCGCCAAGCCAAGCTCCGCATCCATGGATGGGATCCATCGGCACTCGCCAACCTCCATTTCCACGACTTCTCCATCCCTCCTATTCCATGTCCTCCGCCCGACCCCGCGGCAGAGACCAAGTTCCCTGCCCACCTCATCCCTTCATTTCAAACCGCAGCGATCCACCTTCGGGGCCCTCTCGAAAATCTCTTACACTCCCTCTCTCCCCATGCAAGAAGAATCGTTGTGATTCATGATTCCCTAATGGCCTCAACCGTTGAAGATATTGACTCCATACCAAATGCTGAGTCTTACAATTTCCATAGTGTGTCAGCCTTTGCAATGGCAATTTATGAACTTGAACAAGAAGATCAACAAACAAAAGGCATGGAAACGTCCATAATAAAGGATCTTGATATTCCATCTCTTGATGGGTGTTTCACTCAAGAGTTTTGGGAGTTTGTGGAATTGCAATTTGGAGTTCCAAGAAAGTTCTCTGGGAATCTCTACAACACTTGCAAGACTATTGAAGAGCCATATTTAGAGATTCTTCAAAGAATCAACCATGAGACTAAGCATTGGGCTATTGGTCCATTTAATCCTTTGGAATTGAGCTCATCAAGCCACAATATTCACCCTTGCTTGGAGTGGTTGGATCAACAAGAGGCTAACTCTGTGGTCTATGTTTCCTTTGGGACTACCACCGCCTTGGAAGACGAGCAAATCGCTGAAATAGCAC GTGGATTGGAAAGAAGTGAGCAGAAGTTCATATGGGTGTTAAGAGATGCAGACAAAGGAGATATCTTCAATGGAGAAGTTAGAAAATCTGAGCTACCAGAAGGCTTTGAAAAACGAGTGAAAACGGAAGGGAAAGGGCTGGTGGTCCGAGACTGGGCACCACAGTTAGCCATTCTAAGCCATGGTTCGACAGGAGGGTTCGTGAGTCATTGCGGGTGGAACTCGTGCATGGAGGCCATAACCATGGGGGTTCCAATGGTAGCGTGGCCGATGCACTCTGACCAGCCGAGAAATTCTGTGCTGATGACGGAGGTGCTCCGAGTCGGTTTGCTGATAAGGGAATGGAGTCAGCGAGATAAGCTTGTAATGGCAACAACAATTGAAAACGCAGTGAGAAAGCTTATGGCATCAGAGGAAGGTCATGGGATGAGGAAGACGGTGGAGGAGCTCGCCGTTGTCATGCGACAATCGGTGGAAGAGAATGGAGTGTCTCGAGAGGAGTTtgattctttcatttctcataTTACAAGAGACGtttaa